In Streptomyces erythrochromogenes, the DNA window GGCCGCAACTACTTCCGGGCCCTCCTGGAGCAGGGAGCGGACATCGAGATCGTCGGTGTCAACGACCTGACTGACAACGCCACCCTGGTGCACCTTCTCAAGTACGACACCATTCTGGGCCGCCTCAAGGCCGAGGTGTCCCACACCGACGACACCATCACCGTCGGCGGCAACACCTTCAAGACCTTCGCCGAGCGCGACCCCGCGAACCTCCCCTGGGGCGAACTGGGCGCCGACATCGTCATCGAGTCGACCGGCATCTTCACGAAGAAGGCCGACGCCGCCAAGCACCTTGCGGCCGGCGCGAAGAAGGTCCTCATCTCGGCTCCGGCCAAGGACGAGGACATCACGATCGTGATGGGCGTCAACCAGGACAAGTACGACGCCGCCAACCACCACGTCATCTCCAACGCGTCCTGCACCACGAACTGCGTGGCGCCGATGGCGAAGGTCCTGGACGAGAACTTCGGCATCGTCAAGGGCATGATGACGACGGTCCACGCCTACACGAACGACCAGCGCATCCTGGACTTCCCGCACTCGGACCTGCGCCGCGCCCGCGCCGCCGCCGAGAACATCATCCCGACCTCCACCGGTGCCGCCAAGGCCACCGCACTGGTCCTCCCGCAGCTCAAGGGCAAGCTGGACGGCATCGCCATGCGCGTCCCGGTCCCGACCGGCTCGGTCACCGACCTCGTGCTGGAGCTCGACCGCGAGGTCACCAAGGACGAGATCAACGCCGCCTTCCAGAAGGCCTCCGAGGGCCAGCTGAAGGGCATCCTCGACTACACCGAGGACGCGATCGTCTCCTCCGACATCGTGAACTGGCCGGCGTCCTGCACCTTCGACTCCTCCCTGACCATGGTCCAGGGCAAGCAGGTCAAGGTCGTCGGCTGGTACGACAACGAGTGGGGATACTCCAACCGCCTCGTGGACCTGACGGTCTTCGTCGGCGGCCAGCTCTGAGTTTCCAGGGCTGACACCACGATGTGAAGCACAGGGTCCGGGCCGCGCGACGATGCGCAGTCCGGACCCTGTAGCTTGCCAGTCGTTCTTCGCCCCCGACACGGGCGCCCAAAGGAGTCAGAAACACATGAAGACGATCGACGAACTGCTCGCCGAAGGCGTCAAGGGCAAGCGGGTCTTCGTCCGCGCGGACCTCAACGTCCCGCTCGCCGAGGGCACCATCACCGACGACGGCCGCATCCGCGCCGTCCAGCCCACGATCGCGAAGCTGGCCGAGGCCGGCGCCCGCGTCATCGTGGCCTCGCACCTGGGCCGCCCCAAGGGCGCCCCGGAGCCGGCCTTCTCGCTCGCGCCGGCCGCCGCGCGCCTCGGTGAACTGCTCGGCACGGACGTCGCGTTCGCCACCGACACCGTGGGCTCCTCCGCCAAGGAGACCGTCGCCGCCCTCACCGACGGCAAGGTCGCCGTCATCGAGAACCTGCGTTTCAACGCCGGCGAGACCTCGAAGGACGACGCCGAGCGCGGCGCCTTCGCGGACCAGCTGGCGGAGCTCGCCGACGTCTACGTCGGCGACGGCTTCGGCGCCGTCCACCGCAAGCACGCCTCGGTCTTCGACCTGCCCGAGCGGCTCCCGCACGCGGCCGGCCAGCTCATCGCCACCGAGGTCGGCGTCCTGAAGAAGCTGACGGACGAGGTCAAGCGCCCCTACGTCGTCGTCCTCGGCGGCGCCAAGGTCTCCGACAAGCTCGCCGTCATCGACGAGCTGCTCGGCAAGGCCGACCGCCTCCTGATCGGCGGCGGCATGGCCTACACCTTCCTCTACGCCAAGGGTTACGAGGTCGGCATCTCCCTGCTCCAGAAGGACCAGGTCGAAAAGGTCAAGGAATACATGGCCCGGGCCGAGTCCACCGGCGTCGAGCTCGTCCTGCCGGTCGACATCCTGGCCTCGACGGACTTCCCCGACCTCAAGGGCAAGACCCCGGCCGAGTACACCACCGTCGACGCGGACAAGATCCCCGCCGACAAGGAGGGTCTGGACATCGGTCCGAAGACCCGCGAGCTGTACGCCTCGAAGATCGCCGACGCGGCGACCGTCTTCTGGAACGGTCCCCTGGGCGTCTTCGAGCACCCCGACTACGCCGGAGGCACCCGCGCGATCGCGCAGGCCCTCGTCGACAGCGACGCGTTCACCGTCGTCGGCGGCGGCGACAGCGCCGCCGCCGTCCGTACGCTGGGCTTCGACGAGAACGCTTTCGGCCACATTTCCACCGGTGGCGGCGCCTCCCTCGAGTACCTCGAGGGCAAGACGCTCCCCGGCCTCGCCGCCCTGGAGGGCTGAACCCGCATGACCACCCGCACCCCGCTCATGGCGGGCAACTGGAAGATGAACCTCAACCACCTCGAGGCCATCGCCCACGTCCAGAAGCTCGCCTTCGCGCTCGCCGACAAGGACTACGACGCCGTCGAGGTCGCGGTCCTGCCGCCCTTCGTCGACCTGCGCTCCGTCCAGACCCTGGTCGACGGCGACAAGCTGAAGATCAAGTACGGCGCCCAGGACATCTCGGCGCACGACTCCGGCGCCTACACCGGCGAGATCTCCGGCCCGATGCTGTCGAAGCTGAAGTGCGCGTACGTGGCCGTCGGCCACAGCGAGCGCCGCCAGTACCACGGCGAGAGCGACGAGATCTGCAACGCCAAGGTCAAGGCCGCCTTCAAGCACGGGATCACCCCGATCCTGTGCGTCGGCGAGGGCCTGGACATCCGCAAGGACGGCCGGCAGGTCCCGTACACGCTCGCCCAGCTCGACGGCGGACTGAAGGACGTCCCGGCCGAGCAGGTCGAGTCCATCGTGATCGCCTACGAGCCCGTCTGGGCCATCGGGACCGGCGAGGTCGCCACCCCCGAGGACGCCCAGGAGGTCTGCGGGGCCATCCGCGGCCGTCTCGCGGAGCTGTACTCGCAGGAGCTGGCCGACAAGGTCCGCATCCAGTACGGCGGCTCCGTGAAGTCCGGGAACATCGCGGCGATCATGGCCCAGCCCGACGTCGACGGCGCCCTGATCGGCGGCGCGGCGCTCGACGCGGACGAGTTCGTCAAGATCGTCCGCTTCCGCGACCAGTGAGTATGCGGTAGGGCCGATCCGTCGTACCCTTGCGGGGGCCAGAGGCTGGACCACCAGCCGCTGGCCCCCGCGCACATCTCGCAAAGCCGGAAAGCCTGAAAAAGCCAGAAAGTAGGAATCAGCCGTGATTATGGGGTTCTCGATCGCCCTGATCGTCTTCAGCGCCCTGCTGATGCTGCTCGTGCTGATGCACAAGGGCAAGGGCGGCGGCCTCTCCGACATGTTCGGCGGCGGTATGCAGTCGTCGGTCGGCGGTTCCTCCGTCGCGGAGCGGAACCTGGACCGCATCACCGTCGTGGTGGGTCTGCTCTGGTTCGCGTGCATCGTCGCGCTCGGCCTGCTGATGAAGTCGAGCAGCTGACCGTTCTCGCCATTCCGGCAGTCCGGTCGGCATCGCCCGACCTATGATGAGGCGGGCGTCCACAGCGCGGAATCAGTAACTCCGCTCACTGGACGTGCGTTGGGCCTTACGTAGACTTGGGCGCTCCGCGGCGGAATTTCCACTCACACTCCGCGGCACCATCACGCAGGGAGTTACGACCGTGGCAAGTGGCAACGCGATCCGTGGTAGCCGGGTCGGAGCGGGGCCGATGGGTGAGGCAGAGCGCGGCGAGTCCGCGCCCCGCCTGCGCATCTCCTTCTGGTGCTCGAACGGGCACGAGACGCAGCCGAGCTTCGCCAGCGACGCGCAGGTGCCGGACACCTGGGACTGCCCGCGCTGCGGGTTCCCGGCCGGCCAGGACCGGGACAACCCGCCCGCGCCGCCGCGCACCGAGCCGTACAAGACGCACCTGGCGTACGTGCGCGAACGGCGCTCGGACGCCGACGGCGAGGCGATCCTCGCCGAGGCGCTCGCCAAGCTCCGGGGCGAGATCTGATACCGCCCGAAGAATGTGACGCGAGGCCCGGCCCCGCAGGAATCTCTCCTGCGGGGCCGGGCCTCTTTGTGTGCGTTGCGCCGCTTCCGATCCCTTAGGTTGGTGATCGGCGGGGCACGACAGGACGGAAGAAGTGGGTTGATGTCCGAGATGAATGCAGGCAGCCGTACGAAGCTGAACCGGATGCCGGAGTGGCTGGCGCTCGGCAAGCACCGGGAGGAGTTCGGCCAGACGCATCTGCGGCAGCTGTTCGGGGAGAATCCCGGCCGTGGCTCCGGCTACACCCTGCGGGTCGGGGACCTGTACATCGACTACTCGAAGCACCTCGTCACCGACGAGACGCTGGAGCTGCTGCGCGAGCTGGCGGCGGCGACGGGCGTGGCCGAGCTGCGCGAGGCCATGTTCCGCGGCGAGAAGATCAACACGACCGAGGACCGGGCGGTCCTGCACACCGCGCTGCGCGCGCCCGCGGACACCGTCGTCGAGGTGGACGGCGAGGACGTCGTCCCCGGCGTGCACGAGGTCCTGGAGAAGATGGCGGCCTTCTCCGAGCAGATCAGGTCGGGGGCCTGGACCGGCTTCACCGGCAAGCGCATCAGGAACGTCGTCAACATCGGCATCGGCGGCTCCGACCTGGGCCCCGCGATGGCCTACGAGGCCCTGCGGGCCTTCGCCGACCGCGGCCTGACCGTGCGCTTCGTGTCCAACGTCGACGGCGCGGACCTGCACGAGGCCGTGCGCGACCTGGACCCCGCCGAGACGCTGTTCATCATCGCCTCCAAGACCTTCACCACCATCGAGACCATCACCAACGCCACCTCGGCGCGCGGCTGGCTGCTCGCGGGACTGGGCGGCGACCAGGCCGCCGTGGCACGGCACTTCGTGGCGCTGTCGACCAACGCGGAGAAGGTCACCGAGTTCGGCATCGACCCGGCCAACATGTTCGGGTTCTGGGACTGGGTCGGCGGGCGCTACTCCTTCGACTCCGCCATCGGGCTCTCCCTGATGATCGCGATCGGTCCGGGCGCCTTCCGGGACCTGCTGGCCGGCTTCCGCCTGATGGACCAGCACTTCCGCACGGCGCCCGCCGAGGAGAACGCCCCGCTCCTGATGGGCCTGTTGGGGATCTGGTACGGAGCCTTCTTCGACGCCCAGTCGCACGCGGTGCTCCCGTACAGCCACTACCTCTCGCGCTTCACCGCGTACTTGCAGCAGCTGGACATGGAGTCCAACGGCAAGTCCGTGGACCGCGACGGCAATCCGGTGGAGTGGCAGACCGGCCCGGTGGTCTGGGGCACGCCCGGCACCAACGGCCAGCACGCCTACTACCAGCTGATCCACCAGGGCACGAAGGTGATCCCCGCGGACTTCATCGGCTTCGCCAAGCCGGTGGCCGAGCTGGAGGCGGCCCCCGCGGCCCAGCACGACCTGCTGATGGCCAACTTCTTCGCGCAGACCCAGGCCCTGGCCTTCGGCAAGACGGCCGACGAGGTCCGCGCGGAAGGGGCGCCGGAGTCGCTGGTCCCGCACAAGACCTTCCACGGCAACCACCCGACGACCACCATCCTGGCCACGGAGCTCACCCCCGGGGTGCTGGGCCAGCTGATCGCGCTGTACGAGCACAAGGTGTTCGTCCAGGGCGCGGTGTGGAACATCGACTCCTTCGACCAGTGGGGCGTCGAGCTCGGCAAGGTCCTCGCCAAGCGCGTCGAGCCGGCACTGACCGAGGGCGCGGACGTGCCCGGTCTGGACGCCTCCACGCAGGAGCTGGTCGCCACCTACCGGAAGCTGCGCGGACGCGGCTGACGCATGCGCGAAGGGCCCGCTCTCCCCGGGGAGAGCGGGCCCTTCGCGTCGGCTCCCGTCAGGAGGAGGCCGGAGGGTACATGCCGGACGGCAGCTTGGCCGCCGCCGCCCGGTCCAGGAGCCACAGGGTGCGCGAGCGCCCGTACGCCTCCGCGGCCGGCGCCTGCACGCCGCCGGCGCCGCCGAGGGCGATGGAGACCGCTCCGGCCTTGTCCTCGCCGGCCGCCAGCAGCCAGACCTCGCGGGCCGCCCGGATGGCCGGGAGGGTCAGCGAGATCCGGGTGGGCGGGGGCTTGGGCGCGCCGTGCACGCCGACCACCGTGCGGTCGGTCTCCCGGGCCGCGGGGTGCTCGGGGAAGAGCGAGGCCACGTGCGTGTCCGGGCCGACGCCCAGCATCAGCACGTCGAAGCGGGGGACCGGACCGTGGTCCTCCGGACCGGCCGCCCGTGCCAGCTCGGCCGCGTACGCGGCGGCCGCCGCGTCCACGTCGGCGCCGTACGGGCCGTCCGAGGCCGGCATGGCGTGCACGCGGGCGGGGTCGACCGGAACGGAGTCCAGGAGGGCCTCACGGGCCTGGGTGTGGTTGCGCTCGGGGTCGTCGGCGGGCACGTACCGCTCGTCGCCCCACCACAGGTCGAGCCGGTGCCAGTCGATCGCGTCGCGGGCCGGGGCGGTGGCCAGCGCGGCGAGGAGGCCGTTGCCGTTGCGTCCTCCGGTGAGGACCACGGACGCGGTGCCCCGGGCCGCCTGGGCGTCCACGATCTTCGTGATGAGCCGGGCCGCGGTGGCCTGGGCCATGAGTTCCTTGTCCCGGTGGACGACGACCTGAGGAGTCGTCATACCCATGTGGTGCCGCCTTCTTGGTAGTTCCGGGGGTGCGCATGCCGCTGCGCGGAGCTTGTCCCCGCCCCGCCCCTTCGCCGTTCCCGGGGCGGAGCCCCGGTTCGGGAAGGGGCGGGGCGGGGGGAGGGCTCCGCGCAGCGGCTCCGCCTACTTGGCCGTGGGCTTCTTCGCCGGCTTGGCCGCCGGCTTCGCGGCCGGGGCCGCCTCGGCCTTGGCGGGGGCCTCGGCCTCGGCCTCGGGCTTCGGCGAAGCCGCCGCCAGTTGGGACACGCCGTACTTCAGCGAAGCCTCGTACGTGTTGTCCGGGTCCAGCCGGCGCAGCTCCTCCGCCAGGAGCTCGGCCGTGTCGCGGCGCTTGAGCGCCACGTTCCGGTCGGGCTGCCCCGGCATGCACAGCGTGGCCAGCCCGCCGTCCGCGCGGTTCAGGACGATGTCGCCGTCCTTGGTCGCCAGGCGTACGGCCGTCAGGCCCGGACCCGCCGACAGCGTGCGGCGGACGGGGACCTGCAGCCGGTCCGCCAGCCACATGGCCAGCAGCTCGCAGCTCGGGTTGTCGGCCTCGCCCTCGACGGTCGCCGAGACGACCGACAGGGCCTGCTGGTCCAGCGCCGCGGCCAGCATGGAACGCCACGGGGTGATCCGGGTCCACGACAGGTCCGTGTCCCCGGGCGCGTACGCACCCGCCCGGGAGCCGAGCGTGCCGACCGGGTTCTCGCAGGAGTACGTGTCCGTGATGCGGCGCTGCCCGAGCGCACCCAGCGGATCGCCCGCCAGGTCCGTGGGAGCACCGTCCGGCCACCAGACGACCACAGGCGCATCCGGAAGGAGCAGCGGGAGAACCACCGACTGGGCGTGGTCGACCAGTTCGCCGTGAAGGCGCAGCACGACCGTCTCACCGCTGCCCGCGTCCGCCCCGACGCGGACTTCCGCGTCGAGCCGGGCGT includes these proteins:
- the gap gene encoding type I glyceraldehyde-3-phosphate dehydrogenase, with the protein product MTIRVGINGFGRIGRNYFRALLEQGADIEIVGVNDLTDNATLVHLLKYDTILGRLKAEVSHTDDTITVGGNTFKTFAERDPANLPWGELGADIVIESTGIFTKKADAAKHLAAGAKKVLISAPAKDEDITIVMGVNQDKYDAANHHVISNASCTTNCVAPMAKVLDENFGIVKGMMTTVHAYTNDQRILDFPHSDLRRARAAAENIIPTSTGAAKATALVLPQLKGKLDGIAMRVPVPTGSVTDLVLELDREVTKDEINAAFQKASEGQLKGILDYTEDAIVSSDIVNWPASCTFDSSLTMVQGKQVKVVGWYDNEWGYSNRLVDLTVFVGGQL
- a CDS encoding phosphoglycerate kinase produces the protein MKTIDELLAEGVKGKRVFVRADLNVPLAEGTITDDGRIRAVQPTIAKLAEAGARVIVASHLGRPKGAPEPAFSLAPAAARLGELLGTDVAFATDTVGSSAKETVAALTDGKVAVIENLRFNAGETSKDDAERGAFADQLAELADVYVGDGFGAVHRKHASVFDLPERLPHAAGQLIATEVGVLKKLTDEVKRPYVVVLGGAKVSDKLAVIDELLGKADRLLIGGGMAYTFLYAKGYEVGISLLQKDQVEKVKEYMARAESTGVELVLPVDILASTDFPDLKGKTPAEYTTVDADKIPADKEGLDIGPKTRELYASKIADAATVFWNGPLGVFEHPDYAGGTRAIAQALVDSDAFTVVGGGDSAAAVRTLGFDENAFGHISTGGGASLEYLEGKTLPGLAALEG
- the tpiA gene encoding triose-phosphate isomerase, translated to MTTRTPLMAGNWKMNLNHLEAIAHVQKLAFALADKDYDAVEVAVLPPFVDLRSVQTLVDGDKLKIKYGAQDISAHDSGAYTGEISGPMLSKLKCAYVAVGHSERRQYHGESDEICNAKVKAAFKHGITPILCVGEGLDIRKDGRQVPYTLAQLDGGLKDVPAEQVESIVIAYEPVWAIGTGEVATPEDAQEVCGAIRGRLAELYSQELADKVRIQYGGSVKSGNIAAIMAQPDVDGALIGGAALDADEFVKIVRFRDQ
- the secG gene encoding preprotein translocase subunit SecG gives rise to the protein MGFSIALIVFSALLMLLVLMHKGKGGGLSDMFGGGMQSSVGGSSVAERNLDRITVVVGLLWFACIVALGLLMKSSS
- a CDS encoding RNA polymerase-binding protein RbpA, translating into MASGNAIRGSRVGAGPMGEAERGESAPRLRISFWCSNGHETQPSFASDAQVPDTWDCPRCGFPAGQDRDNPPAPPRTEPYKTHLAYVRERRSDADGEAILAEALAKLRGEI
- the pgi gene encoding glucose-6-phosphate isomerase: MNAGSRTKLNRMPEWLALGKHREEFGQTHLRQLFGENPGRGSGYTLRVGDLYIDYSKHLVTDETLELLRELAAATGVAELREAMFRGEKINTTEDRAVLHTALRAPADTVVEVDGEDVVPGVHEVLEKMAAFSEQIRSGAWTGFTGKRIRNVVNIGIGGSDLGPAMAYEALRAFADRGLTVRFVSNVDGADLHEAVRDLDPAETLFIIASKTFTTIETITNATSARGWLLAGLGGDQAAVARHFVALSTNAEKVTEFGIDPANMFGFWDWVGGRYSFDSAIGLSLMIAIGPGAFRDLLAGFRLMDQHFRTAPAEENAPLLMGLLGIWYGAFFDAQSHAVLPYSHYLSRFTAYLQQLDMESNGKSVDRDGNPVEWQTGPVVWGTPGTNGQHAYYQLIHQGTKVIPADFIGFAKPVAELEAAPAAQHDLLMANFFAQTQALAFGKTADEVRAEGAPESLVPHKTFHGNHPTTTILATELTPGVLGQLIALYEHKVFVQGAVWNIDSFDQWGVELGKVLAKRVEPALTEGADVPGLDASTQELVATYRKLRGRG
- the pgl gene encoding 6-phosphogluconolactonase, whose product is MTTPQVVVHRDKELMAQATAARLITKIVDAQAARGTASVVLTGGRNGNGLLAALATAPARDAIDWHRLDLWWGDERYVPADDPERNHTQAREALLDSVPVDPARVHAMPASDGPYGADVDAAAAAYAAELARAAGPEDHGPVPRFDVLMLGVGPDTHVASLFPEHPAARETDRTVVGVHGAPKPPPTRISLTLPAIRAAREVWLLAAGEDKAGAVSIALGGAGGVQAPAAEAYGRSRTLWLLDRAAAAKLPSGMYPPASS
- the opcA gene encoding glucose-6-phosphate dehydrogenase assembly protein OpcA, which encodes MKIDLTETNSSKINAAMVQARRDIGTPAVGMVLTLVIVTDEENAYDALKSANDASHEHPSRIVVVIKRASRSPRSRRDARLDAEVRVGADAGSGETVVLRLHGELVDHAQSVVLPLLLPDAPVVVWWPDGAPTDLAGDPLGALGQRRITDTYSCENPVGTLGSRAGAYAPGDTDLSWTRITPWRSMLAAALDQQALSVVSATVEGEADNPSCELLAMWLADRLQVPVRRTLSAGPGLTAVRLATKDGDIVLNRADGGLATLCMPGQPDRNVALKRRDTAELLAEELRRLDPDNTYEASLKYGVSQLAAASPKPEAEAEAPAKAEAAPAAKPAAKPAKKPTAK